One genomic region from Mycoplasmopsis meleagridis encodes:
- the thiI gene encoding tRNA uracil 4-sulfurtransferase ThiI, translated as MYNKILIRYGELTLKHKNRDDFTKKLAHNIKNILKVIVIKQFDRMFIPYSENNLEKLKYIFGIQSYSPVVETSKEFDNLVNIAKTLINEKIKTFKINARRADKNYFLTSNEINQKLGAILLANFPHLKVDLNSPDLTINIEIRKDFAYVFTKEIKASGGLPTGISGRVLHLMSGGIDSPVAAYKLMKRGLEIVYLSFISPPQTDQKTIDKLNSILKILNNYQGQSTLYLANYAKLMNYISLVSNQAYKINLMRRSFYRIANKLANKLNIKVLSNGENLGQVASQTLESIQTIASSSNLVIFRPLLTNDKIETIDLAKNIGTYELSIQKANETCELFAPKSPVTKPKIEEVLKLEKELNLLEQLEDELLKSLIEVIKIEL; from the coding sequence GTGTATAACAAAATTTTAATTAGATATGGCGAACTTACTTTGAAACACAAAAATCGGGATGACTTTACTAAAAAATTGGCTCATAATATAAAAAATATTCTTAAAGTTATAGTTATAAAACAATTTGACAGAATGTTTATTCCTTATTCTGAAAATAATTTAGAAAAGTTAAAGTATATTTTTGGTATTCAATCCTATTCTCCTGTTGTTGAAACTAGTAAAGAATTTGATAATTTAGTTAATATTGCAAAAACATTGATAAATGAAAAAATAAAAACTTTTAAAATTAACGCAAGAAGAGCAGATAAAAACTATTTTTTAACGTCAAATGAAATAAATCAGAAATTAGGCGCAATTTTATTAGCTAATTTTCCGCATTTAAAAGTTGATTTAAATTCTCCTGATTTGACTATAAATATAGAAATAAGAAAAGATTTTGCATATGTTTTTACTAAGGAAATAAAAGCTAGTGGCGGCTTACCAACTGGCATTTCAGGGAGAGTTTTACATTTAATGAGTGGTGGAATTGATTCTCCTGTTGCAGCGTATAAATTAATGAAAAGAGGCTTAGAAATAGTTTATCTATCTTTTATTTCTCCGCCACAAACTGATCAAAAAACAATTGATAAATTAAATAGCATATTAAAAATTCTAAATAATTATCAAGGACAAAGCACTTTATATTTAGCTAATTATGCAAAATTAATGAACTATATTTCTTTAGTATCTAATCAAGCTTATAAAATTAATTTAATGAGAAGAAGTTTTTATAGAATTGCCAATAAATTAGCTAATAAACTTAATATAAAAGTTCTTTCAAATGGTGAAAATTTAGGACAAGTAGCTTCACAAACATTAGAATCAATTCAAACAATTGCTTCTTCTTCAAATCTAGTTATTTTTAGACCCTTATTAACTAATGACAAAATAGAAACAATTGATCTTGCCAAAAATATTGGTACATATGAATTATCAATTCAGAAAGCTAATGAAACTTGCGAACTTTTTGCTCCCAAATCTCCTGTCACTAAGCCAAAAATAGAAGAAGTTCTAAAATTAGAAAAAGAATTAAATCTTCTAGAGCAATTAGAAGATGAACTTTTAAAATCTTTAATTGAAGTAATTAAAATTGAACTTTAA
- the rpsF gene encoding 30S ribosomal protein S6, with translation MRYEIMLIVDPKAEASIGFELIEEVFGKDNVKKAEKLENTDLAYEINKSLKAQYLIFEVLSENKLISEFIRRSNIKKQIWRHLVINLDSERGLGKKAKLSKKAYKNLHSSKENKDVKKTIKPAKNDN, from the coding sequence TTGAGATACGAAATCATGTTAATTGTCGATCCTAAAGCTGAAGCTTCAATTGGTTTTGAACTTATTGAAGAAGTTTTTGGAAAAGACAATGTTAAAAAGGCTGAAAAGCTCGAAAATACTGATTTAGCATACGAAATAAACAAATCTTTAAAAGCTCAATATTTAATTTTTGAAGTTTTAAGCGAAAATAAATTAATTTCTGAATTTATTCGTCGTAGTAATATCAAAAAACAAATTTGAAGACATCTTGTAATTAATTTAGACAGTGAAAGAGGATTAGGCAAAAAAGCTAAACTTTCGAAAAAAGCATACAAAAATCTACATTCAAGTAAAGAAAATAAAGACGTTAAAAAAACAATTAAACCTGCTAAAAACGATAACTAA
- a CDS encoding single-stranded DNA-binding protein has translation MSFNKVLLIGRISNEPRMFVTSSNVNYVRFNIAIDRKNTTNNLTDYIPLTAWRESASFIMNNLKKGDLIFIEGKLQTYLSKENQTILDVQIDNFQALETREQRELRRNKRPSYNPSSGINYYQNNFSGNFGNNSPNDEENIDKPNGFIDLTDLGSYSNYENNKKAAEQIKKNNDVSDFYVDYEDEDENSIETY, from the coding sequence ATGAGTTTCAATAAAGTTCTCTTAATAGGAAGAATTAGTAATGAACCAAGAATGTTTGTTACTAGTTCAAATGTTAATTATGTTAGATTTAATATTGCTATTGACAGAAAAAATACAACAAATAATTTAACTGATTATATTCCTTTAACAGCCTGAAGAGAGAGTGCTTCTTTTATAATGAATAATTTAAAAAAAGGCGACTTAATCTTTATCGAAGGTAAATTACAAACTTACTTAAGTAAAGAAAATCAAACCATTTTAGATGTTCAAATAGATAATTTTCAAGCTCTTGAAACTAGAGAACAAAGAGAATTAAGAAGAAACAAACGCCCTAGTTATAATCCTTCTTCAGGGATTAATTATTATCAAAATAATTTTTCAGGTAATTTTGGCAATAATTCTCCTAATGATGAAGAAAATATAGATAAACCAAATGGATTTATCGATTTAACTGATTTGGGATCTTATTCAAATTACGAAAACAATAAAAAAGCCGCTGAACAAATTAAGAAAAATAACGATGTTAGTGATTTTTACGTTGATTATGAAGACGAAGATGAAAATAGCATAGAAACATATTAA
- the rpsR gene encoding 30S ribosomal protein S18, which produces MVKRNNKKNGFIKRRKCELCENAINYVDYKNVEFLAKFVNGTGQIKVRALTGTCSKHQRQISNSIKRARFIALMPYAKDRVRVMKSQQAQQRQQ; this is translated from the coding sequence ATGGTAAAAAGAAATAACAAAAAAAATGGTTTTATTAAACGTCGTAAATGTGAATTATGTGAAAATGCAATTAACTATGTTGATTACAAAAATGTAGAATTTTTAGCTAAATTTGTTAACGGAACTGGCCAAATTAAAGTAAGGGCATTGACTGGAACATGCTCAAAACACCAAAGACAAATTTCAAATTCAATTAAAAGAGCACGTTTTATTGCTCTAATGCCATATGCTAAAGACAGAGTTCGTGTTATGAAAAGCCAACAAGCACAACAACGTCAACAATAA
- a CDS encoding Sua5/YciO/YrdC/YwlC family protein — MNFKEIFICNTDTVCGIGGPVKKETLEVLYFLKKRPKNKKIMILVGSIEQAKQFKEWNMEATNWALKYWPGAYSIIVNGQGFRMPNNKELCDFLLTNGPMYVTSANISGKEPIQIEDAKKIFPQIKNIYKFKGNITNKASEIFDIKNNKWIR; from the coding sequence ATGAATTTCAAAGAAATATTTATTTGTAATACCGATACTGTCTGTGGCATAGGTGGGCCAGTAAAAAAAGAGACTTTAGAAGTTCTTTATTTTTTAAAAAAAAGACCTAAAAACAAGAAAATAATGATTCTTGTTGGCTCAATTGAACAAGCCAAACAATTCAAAGAATGAAATATGGAAGCTACTAATTGGGCATTAAAATACTGACCAGGAGCATATTCGATCATAGTAAATGGACAAGGTTTTAGAATGCCTAATAATAAAGAACTTTGTGATTTTTTATTAACTAATGGACCAATGTATGTTACTAGTGCCAATATTTCTGGAAAAGAACCTATTCAAATCGAAGATGCAAAAAAAATATTTCCTCAAATTAAAAATATTTACAAATTTAAAGGAAATATAACCAATAAAGCAAGCGAAATATTTGACATAAAAAATAATAAATGAATTAGATAA
- the topA gene encoding type I DNA topoisomerase gives MSDKLVIVESPNKVETIKKYLGDQYDVMASVGHIMKLSTVGTMGLGIDLENWEPKYVIDSEKKEIVNGLKKASKKAKIVYIATDPDREGESIGEHLVNNLKIKNKYYRIKYNEITSEAIHNAINNPKKIDENLVNAQKTRRMLDRIIGFRLSNLMKYKLSNSPKNPSAGRVQSIALKLIVDRENEITSFKPIEYFKVDALLKNNNQEIKAHIYMPNHEADKKSWIFNDELTYIRGELEKEPTKEIIVENIKVSTRKNNLISPFKQAVLYKKSPYSAVVTQNAAQKLYEGYGDGGLISYPRTDSTRLSEVFINNARKYIENKFGKEYILDEIKGFSGDQDAHEAIRPTDISLTPNEAKEKYALNDYEYKIYKLIYENTLKALISPPVKEIKNYTFKKNDLIFKISTSQTTFKGYYVIKDDNDDENEDEINTVLDYKIGEKVKVIDFEISNHFTKPPARYSEGALIEALDIIKVGRPSTFASTIKIVIEREYANNIDGYLHPTEFGTVVLDKLLKGFPKIINESYTAKVEDELDKIAENKQDYKEVMNDFWFRFNKSYNEANDLLEKTAITTNILDEKCPLDGGDLGGDLLERSSKFGRFFGCSNYPECNYIRPKYSDKTCVKDNGRLVLKKSKYGEFFACENYPECNYVVNLTKKKKRKISG, from the coding sequence ATGTCTGATAAATTAGTTATAGTCGAATCTCCGAATAAAGTAGAAACAATTAAAAAATATTTAGGTGATCAATATGATGTTATGGCTTCAGTTGGTCATATTATGAAACTAAGTACAGTCGGTACTATGGGATTAGGTATTGATTTAGAAAATTGAGAACCCAAATATGTAATTGATTCAGAAAAAAAAGAAATAGTAAATGGTTTAAAAAAAGCTTCTAAAAAAGCAAAAATAGTTTACATTGCGACCGACCCTGATAGAGAGGGTGAATCAATTGGTGAACATTTAGTTAATAATTTAAAAATAAAAAATAAATACTACAGAATAAAATATAACGAAATTACTTCTGAAGCTATTCATAACGCCATAAATAATCCTAAAAAAATTGACGAAAATTTAGTTAATGCTCAAAAAACTAGAAGAATGTTAGATCGTATTATTGGTTTTAGGTTATCTAATTTAATGAAGTATAAATTATCTAATTCGCCAAAAAATCCTAGTGCTGGAAGAGTGCAATCGATTGCTTTAAAGTTAATCGTTGATAGAGAAAATGAAATTACTAGTTTTAAACCTATAGAATATTTTAAAGTTGATGCTTTGTTAAAAAATAATAATCAAGAAATTAAAGCGCATATTTATATGCCCAATCACGAAGCTGACAAAAAATCATGAATATTTAATGACGAATTAACCTATATAAGAGGCGAATTAGAAAAGGAACCAACTAAGGAAATAATAGTAGAAAATATTAAAGTTTCAACTAGAAAAAATAATTTAATTTCACCTTTTAAACAAGCTGTTTTATATAAAAAATCACCTTATAGTGCTGTTGTTACACAAAATGCTGCTCAAAAACTTTATGAAGGTTATGGTGACGGGGGATTAATAAGTTATCCTAGAACAGATAGTACTAGACTTAGCGAGGTTTTCATTAATAACGCTAGAAAATATATTGAAAACAAGTTTGGTAAAGAATATATTTTAGACGAAATTAAAGGTTTTTCAGGGGATCAAGATGCTCATGAGGCTATTAGACCAACTGATATTTCTTTAACTCCGAATGAAGCTAAAGAAAAATATGCATTAAATGACTACGAATATAAGATTTATAAACTAATTTACGAAAATACACTTAAAGCTTTAATTAGCCCTCCTGTCAAAGAAATTAAAAATTATACCTTTAAGAAAAATGATCTAATTTTTAAAATTTCAACAAGCCAAACCACATTTAAAGGTTATTATGTTATTAAAGATGATAATGATGATGAAAATGAGGATGAAATCAATACTGTATTAGACTATAAAATAGGCGAAAAGGTTAAAGTAATTGATTTCGAAATTTCTAATCATTTCACTAAACCTCCAGCAAGATATAGTGAAGGAGCTTTGATTGAAGCTCTTGATATTATCAAAGTAGGAAGGCCATCTACTTTTGCTTCTACTATTAAAATTGTTATCGAAAGAGAATATGCTAATAATATTGATGGATATTTGCATCCTACTGAATTTGGAACTGTTGTCTTAGACAAATTACTTAAAGGTTTTCCAAAAATTATTAACGAAAGTTATACAGCTAAAGTTGAAGATGAGCTTGATAAAATTGCTGAAAATAAACAAGATTACAAAGAAGTAATGAATGATTTTTGATTCAGATTTAACAAAAGCTATAATGAAGCAAATGATTTATTAGAAAAAACAGCTATAACTACTAATATTTTGGATGAAAAATGCCCTCTTGACGGAGGAGATTTAGGAGGAGATTTATTAGAGAGAAGTTCTAAATTTGGAAGATTTTTTGGTTGTTCCAATTATCCAGAATGTAATTACATTAGACCTAAATATTCAGATAAAACTTGTGTTAAAGACAATGGAAGGTTAGTTCTTAAAAAAAGCAAATATGGTGAATTTTTTGCTTGTGAAAACTATCCAGAATGTAATTATGTAGTAAATTTAACAAAGAAGAAAAAAAGAAAAATAAGCGGTTAA